GCGAACGATCCGGTGGCGGCGAATCCTGAGGAAAAGACGGCTGCTCCGGACGCTGCTAAACCAAACGCATGCAAATTGCCGCAAAGAATAGCAAAGAATCTTCCGTTGCCGTAGTGGTCGCTCCGCTCAGAAACGTGTTGTGTGCCTCTTAATGTCGCTGAACTAGCCTTTAGGGAAGTCAGAATCGATGGCTTGTCGCAGCCGTTTTTGGCTACGGACGGCTCCAAAATGCTCGAAAATCATGCACCCGGTTTAGATGCGGGGCATTCAAACGATCCGCCTTCTGAATTTGCTCGGATTGCTGCCGAGTGGGGGGGTAGGTGGTCATCTGCTTAAACGGCAAAGGCTCTGCACTTTGCCCACTCAGCGTGTTCAGGTCGGCGTCTTTGTCCCAACCAACGCAGTGCAGGATAAAGTCCCGTTTCCAGCCCGGGGGTGGTGAATCGACAGGAGCCGTGAACTGCAATGCGATCTCATCGCCGCTGCCCATCACCACCATCGCGTCGTCCCAAGCCGCCAACAATTCAGCGCAGTCGCCGTAGCGGGTAAAGCGTCCACGCAGCGGTGGCCAGCGAGGCGACTCGCTGCTTTGTTGGTAGTCGTACCATTCCGGCGTCTGTGGCGATTTTTTGATTCGCCTCGAAAAACCGCGATAATCGAGTTTGGCATCGACCAGCGAAAGCGAGTGCGTCTGGTACGTCGCCGGTTCGGAGGCGATGGCCAACTGAGCCGCATCCCAGTAAATCTGTGCCGACGTGCGAATCCGCATTCGTGGATCGTCGCGATTGATCGCGTCGGTCACGTCCACGACAATGGTCTTGGTCTTGCCGCCGGGGAAACCGATAAACGGAATCGCTTTCCGCCATCCATCCTTTTCCCCCGCGTCGGGAACCCACAACGAAGGAAACTCGATCGGTTGCAGTTCCGGGTTCTGGTCGATCTGAATATTCAGCGACGTGTCGGTCGGTAGGATCCAGCCGGTCAAGACCAAGTAGATCGATTCGTTCGACGCTGATTCGCCTGCTGCCGAATCCGTTGTTACCGATGGCTGCGATAAAAATTCGGAACCAAAATCGACGTCGATCCAATGAGGCTCGCACAACCCCTGACGTAATCGTCGATCAAATCCCTGCACAAAATTCCGGTCGATCTGCGAAAGCTTTTCACTGACGTCGCGACCGTGGGTGTCCACCGCGTGCTGTAGCGTTGACAAATCTTGCTGGTCGAATGCATAGATCGTCGGGGTGGCAAGTTCAGCTGGCCCGACTTTCTCATTGGTCCAAATGTCGATCGCCTCGGGATGGTCGACCGCCATCAACGACACATGGTCAAAGTAGGCGACTTCCCAAAGTTCTTCGGTGATTCGCAGTTCGTACTTCCCGTCTCGTTCTCGGACGTGATCGCCATCAACTTTCAAATACTCCCATGGCCGATCCTTTGCCACGACGCCGTCGGCGACTTGCAATCCCAGTGGCGCGGCCCACAAACAATCGGTCACAAAGACATATTGTTGGCCATCCCAAGCATACAAATAGGGGCATGACCCCTTTAGCGTTTGCTCTTCTTCGACCAATGCGTCGATTTTGGGATCCCGAATCGTTTGCGTTAATCCGTTGGGGAAAATGACTCGAAGCGATGCGGATCCATCGAACGAACCGAGACCAAAATGGGTGACAGGCGACCGGATCACTTCCGCTCGGTAATGCGGTCCAAATCGCAATTCGACCACCGAACCGATCGCATAATGATTCACCCGCCCGCTGTTGGCGTTGTTGTCATCAATGCCACGAAAACGGACATCCAGATAATGTCCGTCGGATTCGGTTTGATTGAGCGAAACGAGGACGTTGCCGTCGCGGATTCCAACGACATCCAACAATCCGTCAGAGTTGAAGTCGGCAGCCCGAAGCGAAGATCCGCCCAGCGACGAGTCCATCGATTGCACAGACGAATCGGTGGCGGTTCCCAGACGAAAAGCCGACGCCGCTGATTCGTTTGACTGCAAAACATCCAATAAAATGTCATTGTTAAAGTCGCCGACCAGCATCGCATCGCCCGTTTGCTTGGTCGTCGTCACATGGTCAACACTCCAAATGCCTGCGGCGGCGGTTTGCGAGTACGCGACGGTGGTCGTGTCGGCGGCTCCAACGATAACATCCCACGAAACGTTGCCGTCCAAATCATCGACGGTGATGGAGTGGGCGGCGGTGACCTTTGGAATTTCCGCTATTTCACGATAGCGAAATTGCAGATGGAGCAAATTTTCGACCAAGCCAACTTGGCCGACGTCATCAAGTGTCACCACGTCTAGATCAAGGTCGCGGTCTAAATCGACCATCTCCATCGCAATGATGTTGTTGGTTTTCGACAACGAGGTGGCGGTGTCGGTTGCGGCTGCTTCGAAAAACGTTCGATTGCCTCGGTTGACGAAGACGCGGATGCCGTTGTGCTTGGTCGCCATCAGTAAATCCAAATCGCCGTCGCCTTCCAAGTCGCCTGCGATCGCCGCTGTGATCGCGGTGACTTCTTCGAGTCCTGTTGTTTTGTCGACAATCTTCAAGCGATCGTCATCGGCGGTGTCCTTGCGGCCATCGACGGCAATCAATTTGACGCCGTCGTTGCCAAACGCGATCAAGGTCACCAACGTGTTGTGCCGGGCTCCGGAGACGACTTGGTTATCCGTTTCGCTGTCGCCGCTGCCCCGGTTCACTTGAATTCGGCTCGGATCGCTGCTGTCGACCATGAACAAATCGGCCGCCAGCAATCCGGTCACCGGCATCCCCAGCTCGAGCGACGCAAATGGTTTCCAATTCCCCGCATCGTTGGCGATCAGCGTCAGCGTTCCCGTGGACGAAGCTGCCGCAACATCGGGAACGAGATCCAAATCGAAATCGACCGGCATTACGGCGGTGATTTCGGCGGCATCAAAAATCACGTTGCTGCTGAACTGCAGCGGTGCTGCGTCGCCAGTGGCAGGCGATTGTGCGGCGACTTCAGCGGCAACGCGTCGCAGCGAATCGAAACTTAATCGATCCAGTGGGTGCGGAGCGGCACGGCGTCGATCGGTTTTCACCAGTTCGGTACTGTTGAGTACGTTAAACCACAGCAGCATTTGGTTTTCGGCAGTGGTCCAGTTGGCGGATTGGATCGAATCAAGGATCGCGGTCACCAGCTCGTCAGGCGTCAAGCCGATCGGTTCGGTCTGGCGACGCAGTGAAGGTTCGATAGAACGTGACAGCCGCAGGGTCCGCGTGACTGCGTCGGCTGCATCGGTCGATTCGATCGCAAGGTTCAACTTGGCGGCCCGCAGCGCTATGAACAGGTTGTCTTCGTTTTGGTTTGACAGGATCGCCAGTGCCTTGGCTGCGTTGATGCCGACATCCTTGGGCAAACCATCGATTGGGTCTTCCAATTCATCCAAAACCTGCGTGAGTGGTCCGCCCAAAATGATCGACTCGGGGCGTTTTCCTAAGTCACCTTTGATTGCGGCGACAATCCGGTCAAAGATTTCCTTCCGTAGCGTTCGCGTCATCGTCGCTGGCAACAGCGATGCTTCGTGTAGATCGACGCGGCTTTTCAACCACAATGCGATTACCGGATTGTCTCCGGCAGCAGCAAAATCATCGATGGCATTCCGTGCCGCGTCGATCGCTTGCGGCAATTCGCGACGAGCGGCTTGCTTTTCCGATGCATCCAATAGCGAGTTGTTGGCCTGTTCGGTCAATACATCCACTCGCAACACACGATTCAACGCCCGGTTCAAAGCGATGGACGGATCGTTGGGCGATTCCTCGTACAATGCAGTCCAATCTGCGTCCGCCGCAGTCGACTCAAAGTTTTCGGTGGCTGCCAACGCGTTTCGCGTCCTTTGCAGTCGTTCGCTGGCTTGGCTTGATAGCGGCAGATTCGTAGCATCGTCTTGCGAACGCCGCACGACCAAGATCACAGCAATGATCAATGCCAAGGCGACGAGCAGACCCAATCCGATTTTCAATTTCTTCATCGCCGCTTCGCTCTACATCCGTGGTTTGACTTGCTTGCTCTCGAGATCGAACTCATAAACTTGCAACTGTTTTGGGTCGGCAACAAAGAGCGATTTTTCACCCAGCGATAAACCAACCGGGCCGACAAGGGGATCCCCCACGTGCCATGACTCGGTCTTGCCGTCGGCGGTAAACTTCCACACGGTTTTGCCATAGCCATCGGTCACAAAGCCGTGGTCATCTGCCCACACAAGTCCGTTGGGGTATTGGAACGGTCGCCCCGAAACGATCGCTTCGCTTTTCTTTTCGTCGACGTCAATTCGGTAAATCGCTTCGTCATCCGGCGTGACGGCCCAAAGTTTTCCATCGGCGTCAAACGCTAGCCCGCGTGCGTTGACGCGAACGA
The sequence above is drawn from the Novipirellula caenicola genome and encodes:
- a CDS encoding CRTAC1 family protein; the encoded protein is MKKLKIGLGLLVALALIIAVILVVRRSQDDATNLPLSSQASERLQRTRNALAATENFESTAADADWTALYEESPNDPSIALNRALNRVLRVDVLTEQANNSLLDASEKQAARRELPQAIDAARNAIDDFAAAGDNPVIALWLKSRVDLHEASLLPATMTRTLRKEIFDRIVAAIKGDLGKRPESIILGGPLTQVLDELEDPIDGLPKDVGINAAKALAILSNQNEDNLFIALRAAKLNLAIESTDAADAVTRTLRLSRSIEPSLRRQTEPIGLTPDELVTAILDSIQSANWTTAENQMLLWFNVLNSTELVKTDRRRAAPHPLDRLSFDSLRRVAAEVAAQSPATGDAAPLQFSSNVIFDAAEITAVMPVDFDLDLVPDVAAASSTGTLTLIANDAGNWKPFASLELGMPVTGLLAADLFMVDSSDPSRIQVNRGSGDSETDNQVVSGARHNTLVTLIAFGNDGVKLIAVDGRKDTADDDRLKIVDKTTGLEEVTAITAAIAGDLEGDGDLDLLMATKHNGIRVFVNRGNRTFFEAAATDTATSLSKTNNIIAMEMVDLDRDLDLDVVTLDDVGQVGLVENLLHLQFRYREIAEIPKVTAAHSITVDDLDGNVSWDVIVGAADTTTVAYSQTAAAGIWSVDHVTTTKQTGDAMLVGDFNNDILLDVLQSNESAASAFRLGTATDSSVQSMDSSLGGSSLRAADFNSDGLLDVVGIRDGNVLVSLNQTESDGHYLDVRFRGIDDNNANSGRVNHYAIGSVVELRFGPHYRAEVIRSPVTHFGLGSFDGSASLRVIFPNGLTQTIRDPKIDALVEEEQTLKGSCPYLYAWDGQQYVFVTDCLWAAPLGLQVADGVVAKDRPWEYLKVDGDHVRERDGKYELRITEELWEVAYFDHVSLMAVDHPEAIDIWTNEKVGPAELATPTIYAFDQQDLSTLQHAVDTHGRDVSEKLSQIDRNFVQGFDRRLRQGLCEPHWIDVDFGSEFLSQPSVTTDSAAGESASNESIYLVLTGWILPTDTSLNIQIDQNPELQPIEFPSLWVPDAGEKDGWRKAIPFIGFPGGKTKTIVVDVTDAINRDDPRMRIRTSAQIYWDAAQLAIASEPATYQTHSLSLVDAKLDYRGFSRRIKKSPQTPEWYDYQQSSESPRWPPLRGRFTRYGDCAELLAAWDDAMVVMGSGDEIALQFTAPVDSPPPGWKRDFILHCVGWDKDADLNTLSGQSAEPLPFKQMTTYPPTRQQSEQIQKADRLNAPHLNRVHDFRAFWSRP